The Fusarium fujikuroi IMI 58289 draft genome, chromosome FFUJ_chr01 sequence GGCTTCGTCAACGGTGAGGCTGCCCGAGAACGTCGACACTTGGTTCGCATGAGACTCCGCGACGACGAGCTGGGATGGAAGCTCCCTGCAGACCTGACACAGGAGTGGTCCGCTGCTTTCAACAAGGAAGCACCCAAGATCTGGCACATTGAGCCCATGCCAGACGGCTTCTTCCCCCTCAGGTCTCAGGCCAACTAAAACTGTGCATCTAGCGCTTATAGCAACCTCAACTGTGGGTTGAATTCGCATGCATTCATGCATGCTAGcgagacatgatgagataaTGGGGTGCTTATCGACTTTGGAGCCGAGGCGCATAAAAAGGGCAATGGGGAATCTGGAGGCAACGGGGGAGGAATCAAAAGTTATGAACAGGGTCCTGTACTCGAGTTTGAGTATGTTTTCTTATGttattttatctcttttttttattgGGGTGTCACGGTCGCGGAAAAGTAACAAGAATGGTTTATTATGTCTCAGGCGAACCTGGCTGTCGGTACAGTGTGGTATCTGGCTTTGTGGGCGTGGCAGAATGGGCTTTGGTCGAAAAAATCCAGGATTAATAAGTGTGTTTAAGGCTCATGCAGTATTAGCACCTAATAGGGACAGCCGAATACAAGGAATCGCATGCATAACGTAGATCGAGATGCTCAGGCACAGAAGACGATAAAAGTGATATATGATAGTGTGACAAGTCTAATTCGTACATGTACCAAGCTACAAGAATTGTTTCGTTTAGGTTGGGAATAAGCCGGGAGTCTCACGGCAGAGAGCTGTGCGCTCTCCCATTGGCAACGGTCGAGGGTGCTCCATAACTAAGCATGCAAATCCCTTGTTCTAGAGTTCTTAAAGCTTAGAGAATGCTTAAGTAGAGCCACACGAAACGAACGCATACCCATAGCTGCGATGCGGTAAGACGAGACAACGAGGCTTGGAGGCTGGCGGAAAGCCGGCATAGTAAGACTCAAGACCAGGGATGGAACGCTTCGGTGGGGGACTTGTCCAATGTCAACAGATACCAAGGAAAAGCTGCGTGCTGAGACAAGAAATATGAGATGATAGTCTCGGATTTAGCACAGAATGACTTGCTTTCGATAGTTGGTCAAGATGTGTTTAGTTTCAGATGATTGGTTATGTTGGCATGGTGAGACAGCAAAGGCAAATATGGTGTTGGATAAAAGGCGAGAATGCACAGTACGTAGCTCTCTCTGATTGATGGTCTCCGATTTTCGTCTGGACTGCTTCTGTGAGAGCGAAAATAACTGAACGggctttttgctttttacTTGGCTAAAGCCACCCACCGAGGATTAGGTTCGGAGAACTTGCTTTGTatttcatcgtcatctcatACCGATCCACCTTGTATTGCATTCTGTGTCACGAGGAGGCCTTTTCCCGTTCCTCGAAATGAACTTTGGTCATGGATTGATTAATGGCGGTCAAGAATGCCTAGCTAGGATCGATGACGAAGTGATTGACTTTCAGAGCAGATCGAAGGGAGGAAGACGACAGCTGTCAAACGGCCCACAGGCAGACGATAGTCTTCTGTTCCTGATGAATGATGGTTTTGATACCATGATAGGGTAGCTAGCAGCTTGTTTCAAGACCTGAGTGGCCAAGGAAATGTCTCCCATGGAGGAACCCCGGGTTTACCTTGCGCTCTGTGCCTTGAAAAAATGATGACTGGTCTGCACATGATCACAAAGATAGCGACATGTTGCAGCTCATCGTGATGGTCTTGGAGACAACAACAAATGTCGCTAATCCTTGACGAGATTGGCCCGAGAGGGCGGGCCTCGATACACAGCTAGAATGACGCGTTGCCATGTAAAACAGGCCATATATGCATCAGGATTATGGATGAGGCGTTGAGAGAAGAGGCAACGAAGCCGTCACGACTAGGTTTACATTACTTACATTCTCAAAATAGACTCGAGATCTGATAAGTGAGGTGGAAACGACGGTGAGATCCGTAGTCACGGGGTCGGCGATCCTGGCGCTTGTTTCTGTTGTGGGTATCAAGCAACCCGGCAATATCAGTACAGTGTCTATGGCACAGTACCTGTTCATTTGCTGTCGCCCTGCAGGGGCGCTAGAAAATGCCCCTCAGCGTTACGGGCAGCCGAAGATCAGATTCCTTCCCCTGTCTTACAGGGTTTGAAGGGGAGCCATGATAACCTAACACAGTGCATGGCTGACCATCCAATTGGCCACCTTCCCCTTGCACAAGGCGGGCTAGTCCTAACCCACAGGGGCAATCAATTCAGCGTCTCAACCAATCTTCAAAgaagcaacatcatcatcatcatcattaagCAAATCAATCGAACTCAGCACCTCCGAATTATAGCGCTTGTCGCCTCAGAGAGACACCCCCGTCTgtttctcctctcctctcctctctttcCTCCATCAGTTTCCCAGGGCGTAGGTTGAACGGATTGTTTCATCGACTATCCACTGTCATTGAGATTACTTCTCCAAAACACAGCCCGTGCCAAAGGGGTACACACTACAGCCCAATCTTCGCTTGTGCTGGTCATAGAGATTGGCTGTTGAGACAGCATAGTTATCACGCATCAACCTACAGTCTACCCATCACCATCGAACCAACCTTGTATCAACATGGCTCCAGCTTCAGGAATTCTCAAGTCAAAAGCAGCCCCGGGTGTTTCGGGCTACCAGCCAGTGCATCAAGATGAGGGTGATGGCCACGATGATGGCCCTAGGGAACCTCCCACTCAACCAATCATACCGCGTGGCCCAATTCGTTCATACAGGAACACCATAATGCTTCTGTCAGGCCTTGTCGTTATTCTTATGGCCATAAACCTTTATCTTAGCCTCCCGTTTGCCttctccggctccggctccggctcatGTCCGGGTGACCCACCCCGAGTTCCCCAGTATTTTCAGACGTCGCCGCAACTATGGCCCGGCGTTACCGAAACTGGAAAGCCGGCTTTCATGGCACAAACCCACGTCTTTGAGCCTACTGCCACCTTTGTCCCCAATGATCCGTTACAGACATCTATCCCTATCGAAGGCATGAAGGAGGGTAACCGAAGCATCTTCCAGATGATGGGTTACCTGAGCCCTTATTCTCCATCTACAGGCTTCGGCGTGGACGAGTATCCAATCCCTCCAGGCGCTGAGATCGTTCAGGTCCAGATGCTTTCTCGCCATGGTGCCCGATATCCAACTCCAGGTTCGAACGTCGCAACCCTTGGTGAGCGACTTGCCAATGCTTCGGCTGGCCTCAAGACCAGTGGTGCCCTTGAGTTTTTGATGGACTGGAAATACGAACTCGGAAAGGCCATCCTAGTCCCAAGGGGTCGACAGGAGCTCTTCGAGTCTGGTAGGAGTTTATCTTTTCACAACTCGAAACTTGAAACTGATAAACAGTCTAGGCGTCTTGCATAGTTACATGTATGGTAGCTTGTACAACCCTCAAAGCAAACTCATCGTCCGAACTACAGTATGTGACCTTCGTTCATATGCCAACCAGGTCTCAAGATACTGACAGTGTATAGACTCAAGATCGCATGCTGAAATCTGCAGAAAACTGGATGGCTGGCTTCTTTGGCCTCGAGTGGTAAGCGAGAGTCGCCCAAGGTGTTCGCTGTATTATTCTGACAGCAGCAGGACCAATAATGCTACTATCGAAGTGATCATCGAGGCCCCTGGTTTCAACAACTCCCTTGCTGGAGGACTAAACTGCCCCAACTCCGACAAGGCGGATTATGTGACTCCTGTGGCCGTATGGTATGAGAAGTACCTCAAAGACGGTATGTCCCTTCATCGGATTTGCAGACCAACAACTGAAGAGTCACTTAGCAACTGCCCGATTCAATAACGTGACAGAGGGTTTCACGTGGACACCAGCAGACGTCTGGGCTGCACAAAACATGTGTCCCTATGAAACTGTTGCATACGGCTTTAGTAGATTCTGTGACCTCTTTACATACAAGGAATGGGAACACTTTGGCTACTCTATCGACCTTGGATTCTCTTCTGGGGCTGGGTTCCAAAGCCCAGTAGGCGTAAGTTGACTTCTCTGGCAACCCCAACTCTGCTAACCAGAGTTACAGCGAGCTACTGGCCTCGGCTATCAACAAGAGGTCATGGCAAGGCTTAAGAATCATACCCTTGGTTACTCTGGCTCCCAGATCAACACGACACTGGACAGCATGAAGGAGACATTTCCTCTGAACCAAAGTCTTTACTTTGACTTTTCTCatgacaccaacatcatctctaTCCTGACAGCCTTTGGCCTTCGCCAATTTGCTGAGGAGCTTCCCACTGACGAATATCCCGGCGAACATGAGTTCGTTGTTTCTAAACTGACTCCTTTCGGTGCGCGTTTAGACATCGAAATCATCAAGGCGCCCAGCCCTGTCTCACCAAAGAGAGACGGCTACCTTGATGGCAAAGAGACCAAGTACATTCACTTCATACTCAACCAACGCACTGTGCCTCTGGGCAGGAGTTTTCCGGAATGTGACGTCAGCCGTAAGGACGGCTGGTGTGACCTGGATACATTCATCGAGGTTCAGGACAAGATGGCAGAAAAGGCACAGTTCGACTACTCTTGCTTCGGAGATTACTCGTCACAACCATATGGTAAGGTAACAGACGGAGTGCCGCCTTCTTGAGAACATGTGGCTTGgcatataaagatataatttgGGCATGAATATGAGATGCCATCTAGATTTAGCAAAACGACAAGTGCCTGTTAgtccttaattatagttagcAATTAGAACCGGCGCAGCGTGTATTGTTGAATAAACGGAAGCAAGACTGTAGTAAGCATTTGGATATGGGCTCAACCAATTCTAAAAGACCAAAGCAGCTTCAAGACCCTTAACTGGTGCTTCATCTGGATATGTATAAATGATAAAATATGTAGTGATCTGATTTGTAACTGTCTATAAGACTATACAGATGGAACAAAATTATGTACGTATCCAATGGCCTGCATCGCTTTTCCAAAGCCATCCACATCTACCAAGCGGGTATTAAAACAATCCGAGGCAGATACGTCGAAAAGATGGTAAAATCCGTAACGCCTTTGCCTGCTACTCCTAGCATCCCGcgagttaataataaaaaaagaatactGGCAATAAATAACCCCTCTATATCAAACAAGGCTAATATGACTCGCAAATATAACATCGCCGTAAGCAAGTTTAAGCATGCTTCTCGTTAATCACCGCGTCGGGTGCAACGACATCGGGCGTGTTAAGAGAAGGAGTCTTGCGGACATCATCGGATTCGCTTGGGTTCATCATAGACTGGTGCTCCTGAATGCCATGGGTAGGCTCAAGcacatcaccatcttcagcgGGCTCACCACGGTGAGGGCTCCAAGCAAGGAAGTCTCGGCGAACCTCAACGTAGTCGTAAGAGAACTCGCCGTGCTGGTCATCATCCATACCAAGGagctcagcctcttcagAGGCACGGAGCTTCAGTCCAGGAATGAAGTCGATaatcttggcgatgatggcagaCATGACGAAGGCATAAGCGGAGGCAGCGACAATGGCAGCGATTTGCCAGCCAATGATGACGTAGTTGCCATCCATGAAGCCACCTGAAGCACCAGTGTTGACACCGTCGAGGCCAATGATAGAGCCACGGGCGAAAAAAGCATTGAAGATGAGACCAACGATACCACCGACACCGTGCTCGGCAAACACATCGAGAGAGTCGTCAATTCGAACAAGGAACTTGACTACATGGGAGGTTAGCGATTGTGTGTAAAGTTAAATGATAAGACGACTTACTCTTTGTGGCAAAATTGCAAGCGACACCAGCGACAACACCCAGGATGATGCTAGCCCAAGGGTCGAGGAAACCGGAAGCAGGAGTAGCAGCAACAAGGCCAGAGATAGTGCCAGAGCACCAGCCGACCATGGACCACTTACGAGCCAGGCGGAAATCGAGAACGCACCAAGTCATAGCAGCAAACATGGCAGTGAGGCAGGAGTTCCAGCAAGCCATAACAGCACGGAGGTTAGCACCGAAAGAAGAGCCACCATTGAAGCCGAGCCAGCCGAACCAGAGGAACATGGTACCGAGAGTGATGAGGGAGATGTTGTGAGGACGgaagttcatcatcatcttctcgtTGCGGCGGCCCAGAACCCAAGAGTAGGCGAATGCGGACATGCCGGAGCCAATCTCGACGGGAACACCACCAGCGTAGTCGAGAACGCCGTTAACGAAGCCCCAACCATTAGGGTTCCAGACCCAGTACGCGAGAGGGCAGTAGACAAGAGtggcccagaagaagatgaacacCATGCTTGGCACAACGCGGCCTCGCTCTGCGACAGCGCCGACTGTAAGAGCGCCAGTGACAGCGCAGAACATCATCTGATAGAAAGAGTAAAGCAGAGCAGGGATAAGAGGAGATCCGACTGAGGGAGCACCCCAGACCTTCATGAGACCGAAATGCTTGAGATCACCGATGAAGGGGTTGTTGGAAGTTGTAGAGAAGGCGAGAGAGAAGCCCCAGAAGTACCACTGGAAGACAATGACGGAGAAGGACATCATAACAACCCAGAGCATGGAGAGGGCTGATTTTCTTCGGGCAAGACCAGAGTACAGGAAGGCAATGCCAGGGACCATGAGAAGGACGAGGCAGGcggagaggatgatgaaggccTGGTCGCCAGATTGGTACCATTGGTTGAGGTTCTCGGTAGCTGGGGAGAAGAATCGTGTTAGTATTGGattgtgatgatgagttttcGCGTTGTCGACGATGGAAAAACCTACTGGAATCACCACCAAGCTCTTCATTGGTGCCATTGAAGGCAGTCGGGGGCCCAGGGATAACATAAGACATGTTGGATTATTGTGTTTATAAGGTCTCGTGGGATCTCGTTTCGTGTATTCGTCGGGTTCAGGCTGTGTCGAAgtatggaagaagatgagattcgATGAAGCTGAGCAGATCCCTCTCACGTTGAATGACGAGCAAAGTGATGTAGGTAAGTGACGACTGAGtcctgaagaggaagagcaagacgaagaagaaggaaagctcCACCGGTTACAGGAAGTTATGGAACAACCTAGTGAGATAAAAACGGAAGGGaatatggagaagaggaacagGAAATGCAAGTGATGGGgcaagactttaatataattgTTTGAGATGCCTACATACAGTACCTACTACTCTATCTTAGACTCAACCCAACGCCAAATCCAGATCCATATCCATATGCATATCCATGCCCCATGCCCATGCCGGCCGCGGGTCTGTCTCCATGAGCCAAAAACGCCATGGATGTCCTGGGCGTGGGACAATTTGTTGCAGATCTCCTGGTATGGTACGGGCATAGATAGAGGCGCGACACACAATGAGAGACAAAGAGATAGAGATAGCAGCAAAGCTGAGCTGGGGGGTACCAGAGATAGGTAGAGTCCAGGGCAGAGATAGCGAGTCTGAGGGTACGTACCGGCATGGCTCAGCCTTTCACAGGGCTGTACGAGCACCGGTTAGTCGCTGTAATACCGCCACAGATTGATCTGATACAGCGTAGCAAGCGTAGTAGTAACCAGTTGGACACATACAAAAACCACAAACCACAAACCATCTCATGGATGTTTATCGGTACGTACCCCCCAAATGATAGAGATAAAGATAGCGGCGCCTGCATGCTCTGTCCAGGTACCGACCCTAGCGTCAACGCGCTTACACGTCTTTGGTAAGGCGTCTACTATGTCGACTCCTCTTTGCGCCGTTCTCGGCTGGTTCCTGGGTCTTGGAGATCGAAGAAACACCCCTGTCCTCTGTGGTCGTCTCGTCCCGGACAGAGTCCGCAtcttggtttttttttttttggttgACACGCCCTCCGAGACGCCCGATCTTGACTTGGACTTGATTTGGCGCTGAGAGGCTTCGCATTAACAATGCACTGCCCAAAAGGAAGACGGAAGCTTACCGTGCGTGGAAAGCCTCACATTGTTCGACACGCATGGCCAGAAGGAAAGCGTCATACAAGTCATTTCTTATT is a genomic window containing:
- a CDS encoding related to phytase — translated: MAPASGILKSKAAPGVSGYQPVHQDEGDGHDDGPREPPTQPIIPRGPIRSYRNTIMLLSGLVVILMAINLYLSLPFAFSGSGSGSCPGDPPRVPQYFQTSPQLWPGVTETGKPAFMAQTHVFEPTATFVPNDPLQTSIPIEGMKEGNRSIFQMMGYLSPYSPSTGFGVDEYPIPPGAEIVQVQMLSRHGARYPTPGSNVATLGERLANASAGLKTSGALEFLMDWKYELGKAILVPRGRQELFESGVLHSYMYGSLYNPQSKLIVRTTTQDRMLKSAENWMAGFFGLEWTNNATIEVIIEAPGFNNSLAGGLNCPNSDKADYVTPVAVWYEKYLKDATARFNNVTEGFTWTPADVWAAQNMCPYETVAYGFSRFCDLFTYKEWEHFGYSIDLGFSSGAGFQSPVGRATGLGYQQEVMARLKNHTLGYSGSQINTTLDSMKETFPLNQSLYFDFSHDTNIISILTAFGLRQFAEELPTDEYPGEHEFVVSKLTPFGARLDIEIIKAPSPVSPKRDGYLDGKETKYIHFILNQRTVPLGRSFPECDVSRKDGWCDLDTFIEVQDKMAEKAQFDYSCFGDYSSQPYGKVTDGVPPS
- a CDS encoding probable ammonium transporter MEAA encodes the protein MSYVIPGPPTAFNGTNEELGGDSTTENLNQWYQSGDQAFIILSACLVLLMVPGIAFLYSGLARRKSALSMLWVVMMSFSVIVFQWYFWGFSLAFSTTSNNPFIGDLKHFGLMKVWGAPSVGSPLIPALLYSFYQMMFCAVTGALTVGAVAERGRVVPSMVFIFFWATLVYCPLAYWVWNPNGWGFVNGVLDYAGGVPVEIGSGMSAFAYSWVLGRRNEKMMMNFRPHNISLITLGTMFLWFGWLGFNGGSSFGANLRAVMACWNSCLTAMFAAMTWCVLDFRLARKWSMVGWCSGTISGLVAATPASGFLDPWASIILGVVAGVACNFATKIKFLVRIDDSLDVFAEHGVGGIVGLIFNAFFARGSIIGLDGVNTGASGGFMDGNYVIIGWQIAAIVAASAYAFVMSAIIAKIIDFIPGLKLRASEEAELLGMDDDQHGEFSYDYVEVRRDFLAWSPHRGEPAEDGDVLEPTHGIQEHQSMMNPSESDDVRKTPSLNTPDVVAPDAVINEKHA